One segment of Daphnia magna isolate NIES linkage group LG2, ASM2063170v1.1, whole genome shotgun sequence DNA contains the following:
- the LOC116915413 gene encoding endoplasmic reticulum resident protein 44, protein MRIFRLVNPRNFIVGFLILFKLFSHGECGAVQLTADNFDSIIANTELVLINFYADWCRFSNMLAPIFDEAADKVTAEFPSSRVVLGKVDCDKETSIGTRFHISKYPTLKAVRNGQLFKKEYRGQRSAEAFANFVREQLIDPVKEFKQLSEVQHHQLDDKKRHVLGYFETRDSPEYKNFAKLAAVLKDDCIFHAGFGDVTRAMHPPDQSIVAFRPAKARSNEVDESFTGDLKSYDEFSIWTTDKCVPLVREITFENAEELTEEGLPFLILFYNPDDNQSIKKYNEIINRELLDEKQNINFLTADGVTFAHPLQHLGKSKKDLPLIAIDSFRHMYLFPKFEDINIPGKLKQFLTDLHSGKLHREFHYGPDPATDPPQQIEHKVGNEINKDEDPSKKPTQPPESTFKKLAPSKNRYTLLDKDEL, encoded by the exons ATGAGGATATTCCGCCTGGTCAACCCTCGTAATTTTATCGTCGGATTTCTG ATACTTTTCAAATTGTTTAGCCATGGAGAATGTGGAGCTGTTCAGCTCACAGCTGATAATTTTGACAGTATAATTG cCAATACGGAGCTGGTGCTGATAAACTTTTATGCAGACTGGTGTCGATTTAGTAATATGTTGGCTCCAATTTTTGATGAAGCTGCTGACAAAGTAACAGCTGAGTTTCCAAGCTCAAGAGTGGTCCTAGGAAAAGTTGACTGTGACAAAGAAA CTTCCATTGGAACACGATTTCATATTTCTAAGTACCCAACCCTGAAAGCTGTGAGAAATGGCCAGCTGTTTAAGAAGGAGTACCGGGGGCAGAGATCAGCTGAAGCGTTTGCAAATTTTGTTCGTGAGCAACTGATTGATCCTGTGAAAGAGTTTAAGCAACTGTCAGAAGTCCAGCACCATCAGTTGGATGACAAGAAACGACACGTTCTTGGGTACTTCGAAACGCGGGATTCACCAGAATACAAAAATTTCGCGAAATTGGCTGCTGTGCTGAAGGACGACTGTATTTTCCATGCCGGTTTTGGCGACGTAACACGAGCCATGCATCCCCCAGATCAATCAATTGTTGCCTTTAGGCCAGCCAAAGCACGTTCAAATGAAGTGGATGAGTCATTCACAGGCGATCTGAAGAGTTACGATGAGTTCAGCATATGGACGACAGACAAGTGTGTGCCATTAGTACGAGAAATTACTTTCGAAAACGCCGAAGAGCTAACGGAGGAAGGCCTGCCGTTTCTCATTCTCTTCTACAACCCAGATGACAATCAAAGCATTAAAAAGTACAATGAAATCATTAACCGTGAATTGTTGGACGAGAAAC AGAACATCAACTTTTTGACGGCCGACGGGGTGACATTTGCCCATCCACTCCAACACCTAGGAAAGAGTAAAAAAGACCTTCCACTTATCGCGATCGACAGCTTTAGGCATATGTATCTCTTCCCCAAATTTGAA gATATCAACATTCCTGGCAAACTGAAGCAGTTTCTCACCGATCTACATTCAGGAAAGCTGCACAGAGAATTCCACTACGGCCCAGATCCAGCCACAGACCCTCCTCAGCAAATTGAACACAAAGTGGGTAATGAGATCAATAAAGACGAGGACCCAAGCAAAAAGCCGACACAACCTCCTGAATCAACATTCAAGAAGTTGGCTCCTTCTAAAAACCGCTATACGCTTCTAGACAAGGATGAGTTGTaa